The genomic DNA TGAACCGGCCGGGGGCGCTCGGGCCGACGGCCGGAATGTGACGCGCAACAATGCAGGGAGACTGAGACGTGTCGCGGACGCGGCGACGTGCTGCCTCGTGCCGCCGAGGACGGCAAACACAAGCCGTGTCGGCGGGCACGACAAGACAGACGCAGCCAGATCCCGGTGTGACCCAAGGGACGCCGCGCCAACGGCAGGAAATGCGGACCTCGATTCCACAAGAAACGACGTCCAGGGACGGGGCACCGTCGTATGCCCTTACGCGCCGCCTATTCCGTCCCGAACCCACCGGCGACCTGCGGGGAGGTCACCGGGCGCGGCGTACTCTGCCGCGCAGGCGGTCAGCCCGCGCGCAATCCGCAGCAACCAAGCGGATTGGTGACATCACGCGTCCCCCCTCGCGTTCGCAACCGTGCGATCAACGGATCAGGCGATCACGCGGCATCGGCCGACCTTGCGGGCCCCTACGCCGCCGGCATCGAGGCATTCCTGCCACCCGGCGCGAAACCGTCTGTGGCAGCTAGGAATTCGATGGCGCAAACGCTACGTCGGGCGGGCCCGAATGACAACATAATTCGGACTGTCAGTTAGATCTCGTCGTAACCCAACGGCTGCAGTTTGGCGCGGTCATGATCGGGTTCCAGGTGTCGAGGAAAGTCTTCTTGGTGGTCGATGCGTGCGCATTCGCCTGCGTCAGCTCCAAGCCGCCCTGACAGATGGTGCCCGCGTTGGCCATCTGCACGTAGACCTGGTCGGCGGCCGCCGAGGCCTGGAGCGCGGCCCTCAGCTTGTCGCGGGCGTCGATGCCGCCCTTGACCTTCGCGAAGGGACCGTCGCCGACGTCGTTGACCTTCGCCAGCTGCGCCATCCGCCCCTGCAGGGCCTCGTCGATCTGGGCCTTGCCGCCGGGCTTGTCCCCCTTGGTGCAATACGCCTCGATGCCCTGCATCAGGGTGGTCCGGGAGCCTCGCCCGGAGTCCAAGATCTGCCCCACCGCGACGCGGGCCGCCTGAGCCTCGTCGTTCAGCGTGGTGGTCGGGGCGGGCGAGGAGGAGGCCACGGTTCCGCTGCTCGCCGCCGCCGAGGTCGAGGCGCTGGGGCTCGGTCCGCTGCCGCCCCTCAGCGCCATGAACGCCCAGATCAGTCCGGCCACCAGAAGGACGGCCACGGCGACGAGCAGCGGCCACGTCGGGGGCTTCCGAGCGAGCCGGTCCGGGTCCTCGCCGCGCGCCGACGGGGTGGCGGCCAGGGCCGACGCGCCGGACCCGCTCCCGCCGTACGGCGCTGCGGACCGCCCGGTCCGCGCGTCCGGGTGATCGGGCCACGCGGCGAACTGATCGAACACCCCGGCGGGACGTTCGACGTGCGGCGCAGCCGAGTCCCCCGGACCCTGGGCGCCCCCACGGATCGGCGCGGTGTCGGCGAGCGGCGGCGACTCGGCCCGGGGCGGGGCGCCGGAAGGCGACGAGGCCGCGGGCGGTGGCGCGACGGCGGGCGGACCCGCCTGGGTCATCGGTGCCGTCGGCTGGTCGATCTCCGAGGCCGACGCCGAGATGCCCGAGGCCGACGCCGGGACCGCACCGTCGACCTGGTGCCCGCACGACACGCAGAACCGGGCGCTCGGCGGCAGAGACGCGCCGCACTGCGCGCAGAATCTCGCCATGGCGCCCCTCCTCACACGCGGGTCAGCGTCGTAGCCTAGCGAGTCAGCCTCATCATGCCTCATCGCCGCTGGTCAGGGACGCCCCGGATGCCGGGAAGGTCCAAACGGACTAGGCTCGCGGGCACTGCGGCGAGGCACTCGCCGCACCGGTGTTCCTTCGAAAGGGGGCCTGCGATGCGCGGGCGACTGAGTTTCCTTACCGGCGCCGCTCTGGGTTATGTGCTGGGCGCCAAGGCTGGACGGGGACGGTACGAGCAGATCAAGTCCCAGGCAGACACCCTCTGGCACGACCCGCGGGTCCAGGACAAGGTCGGCCAGGCCCAGTCGTTCGTCGCCGAGACCGGCGGGGCCGTCGTCGGCGCGGCCAAGGAGAAGGCCCCCGACCTGCAGAGCAAGCTGGGCGACGCGGCCGGCGCCGCCAAGGCCAAGGTCGCGGATGTCACGGGCGGCAAGCAGGACGACGCGTCGGGCGTCACGTACACGGGCGCCGGCGCGCCGCCCGCCGGCCAGCCGATGACTGCCCGGGCAGGCGACGACGACGACATCCGTGACGGCATGACGCCGCACTCGGAGCAGGGTCAGTAGGCCCGGCCACGATGAGCGTCGACGACACCGCCCGTCCCGACCCCGCGGTCGACGAGGTCGTGGAGGAAGCCGTCCCGGATCGGGCCGAACTGCTGCCCGAGGAAGTAGCGGCCGGCAGCGACGACCCGATTGGGCAGGCCGAGGCGATCCTCGCCGAATCGGAGGAGCGCACCCTCAACCCCGAGCCGGAGATTCGCCGGACCGCCGAGGAAGCCACCGGCGGCGTCGAGTTCGGCTGACCGAGCGAGCGCATTGCCCTGATCGGGCGGCCCGACGTCAGTCGGGCCGCCCGATCAGTCAGTCCCCCATCACTCAGTACGGCGCGCGGCTGTACACCGTCGCATAGTCGTCGGGCACCCGGTGGCCGAGCCAGGCCTCGACGAGCCAGCGCCCTGCGGCGTACGCCGCGGGCAGCGTGACCTCGCCCGCCGCGAGGGCCGCGTCCAGTTCGGCGCGGGTGAACCAGCGCGCAGCGGAGACCTCGCCCGGGTCGATGGCCAGGGTGGGGTCGTCGACCCGGGCCACCATCGCGACCATGAGCTGGGCGGCGGCCGGCCAGGGCTGGCTGCCCGCGTACGACACCTCGGTCA from Austwickia sp. includes the following:
- a CDS encoding zinc ribbon domain-containing protein; this encodes MARFCAQCGASLPPSARFCVSCGHQVDGAVPASASGISASASEIDQPTAPMTQAGPPAVAPPPAASSPSGAPPRAESPPLADTAPIRGGAQGPGDSAAPHVERPAGVFDQFAAWPDHPDARTGRSAAPYGGSGSGASALAATPSARGEDPDRLARKPPTWPLLVAVAVLLVAGLIWAFMALRGGSGPSPSASTSAAASSGTVASSSPAPTTTLNDEAQAARVAVGQILDSGRGSRTTLMQGIEAYCTKGDKPGGKAQIDEALQGRMAQLAKVNDVGDGPFAKVKGGIDARDKLRAALQASAAADQVYVQMANAGTICQGGLELTQANAHASTTKKTFLDTWNPIMTAPNCSRWVTTRSN
- a CDS encoding YtxH domain-containing protein encodes the protein MRGRLSFLTGAALGYVLGAKAGRGRYEQIKSQADTLWHDPRVQDKVGQAQSFVAETGGAVVGAAKEKAPDLQSKLGDAAGAAKAKVADVTGGKQDDASGVTYTGAGAPPAGQPMTARAGDDDDIRDGMTPHSEQGQ